The genomic segment CGTCGTTGGTCATCCACCATTGTATCCTGTGCATCGGCTTTCCATACTTTCTTTGACTCATTTGTCACGAACCGTGCTGGTTGTCGAACAAGCCTCATCGGCTTGAGCGGCAATGGCGGAGTGCGAAACATCGATGGGTATCGAAGGACGGGTCTGATCATGTTGTTCAACATGTTCGTGGTATATGTCCCGCAATCTGCGACACAGCAATGTCGACGTATTGGTGCTCAGTGGGAATCGAGCCACGCTGACGGTTTTATGGCCACGTGATACGATACCACCACGGGCGCTACCATCCTATTACTACACGCTCATATGGGTTTCTCTTTTCTGCGTCATCCTAGATTGACATGGCTAATTTAATTCGAGAGTATAGAGAGCAATGCGCCACAGGCATAAGCAAGAGACAGCCACCACCCGACAACAAGGACCACCACCCAGGCTCGGCCCAGGCATGACCTGTGTACATAGAGCATACGCACAGCTATCCCTTGAGGATATACACAGGGCGAATGAACCGAGAATAGAGTTTGCCCTCCTGATGGACGACCACGCCCTACACGTCTCAAGGACACATGGCGGCGAGTGGACAACAGACTCGAGCCAGGCATGCATCCTTCTTCCTTCACAAGATTTTTAACGGTTAGACttggcgacgcgctcgagctcatcCTTCTTCTTGATCGCGAACGAGTTCGATGAGCCCTTAGCAGCGTTGATGAGTTCGTCAGCGAGGCACTCGGCAATGCTCTTTACGTTGCGGAAAGCCGACTCACGCGTACCGGTCGTGATGAGCGAGATCGACTGGTTCACACGACGCAGAGGCGACACATCGACGGCTTGACGACGGACCGTGCCCTGCGAACCAATACGAGTCGAGTCCTCACGGGGGCCGGTGTTGATAATGGCGTCCACAAGGATCTGGATGGGGTTGGCATCGGTAAGGAGGTGAATGATTTCAAAGGCGTGCGCCACAATGCGAACAGCCATGAGCTTCTTGCCGTTGTTACGGCCGTGGAACATGAGGGCATTCACAAGGCGCTCAACGATGGGCATCTGAGCCTTGCGGAACTGCTTAGTGGCGTAGCGACCGGCCGTGTGAGGGGTGTAGACGGCGTTACGAAGCGAGATGTAGTCCGTCAGGGAAATGTCCTTGACCTCGACATCCTGAGCGCTGCATGGTTAGCACAATCCGATACGTTTGCTAGTACGTACTCCCACTTGCCGAAAAGACGAACAGTTCCGGTCTCAGGAatgctgagcgaggcaATGTTCTCTGTCATCGAGTTAGCATGCTGTCGTCTACACGAGCAGTAACACATACTTGGAATTCCAACCGCAGCCATATTTGTTAAGTAGAAAAGTGCACCAAGGTAGAAATAGGAACGATACAGTAGACTTCTTCTGCAAGTTCCGAATTCAAGTACTGATCTGGTTTGAAAGGCCAGTCAGTCAACGACTTGAGGTGGTGATGTGCGTTAAAGATACAGGCGCTCCGCCAGCGCCCTACTAGCAGTCTCTTCCAACGGAGTCTCGGTCACTCCACGCCCACGTGATTACAGTAGAAACTATGCACCAAAACACGTGACATATGATCTAATGGAGGCTTGTACTTAAGTCGAGGAccacgagctgcttgtCTGACTGGGCCAcagcgagctgcgtgcgagGTGTTTGGGTCCAGGCCAAGTCCATAATGGATCCACCACCCGTGTAGGAGTAGACAGTATGTGCATCAGATACACGTGTAATTAAAACGCGATGATCAATGCCTCCTGTAGCCAAGTAGCGAGCACATGGGCTGAAGCACAGTGTGAACACGCTCATTTCGTGGCCCTGAATCACATGAAGGCATGCACCTGTGTCTGCATTCCAAATGCGGGCTGTGTGGTCAAAACTAGCGGTCGCTAGCATACGTGGCTTGTCTGGATGCGATGAGCCGGGTCCTGTATTATTCCATGCCAGTGCATACACTTCCTGCGTGTGTCCTCGGAGAATATGTAGGGGCTCGGTGTCATTTGGCGCCACAGAGGTTGTGCTTGTAGCTAGTCCCGATAAATTCAGTGGCCATATATGTACGTTAGCATCATCAGACGCTGACGCTAGCAGAGTTTGTGATGGGTCAAAGCGGATTGCGTTTACTTCGTCCGAATGTCGAGCAAAGGTCTTGATGGGCTTTGGTTCACCTAATTTGCACAGATGCACGGTGGCATCTGCTGAGCACGTTGCAAAAAGTGCATCAGCCAGCGCCTGGTTGGGATGTGCCACATGCTCAAAGGACCTGCCAGTGAGCCACTGCACATCCATAACATTATTGGAATGCAGGCTGATCTGCTGTCGCGTGCGACCACTGCCAACGTCCCACACAATCGCCGTTCCATCAGCGCCACCCGTGAGCAGCATGGTTCCTTTCTGGTTCCAATGCACGCCGAATATAGGTCCCTGATGCATCGACATGACGAGATGTAAATCGCCCTGAGGCGTCCAAAGCCGTAGAATACCGTCGTGAGAGCCTGAAGCCAGAAGTGTGCCGTCTGAATTCCATTCGACGGATGACACATTCTTGGCTTGCGTTGGTGGCAAGTGCTTACAGACAGctggcgcctcgtccggcGACATCATATCCCAAATACGCACAGTTGCGTCACCTGCGCCACTAGCAAGCATCCCTGGAACACTAGGATTCCATGCTGATACAAAAACTTCTGCGGTATGTCCAGAAAGTTGTGTGGCATTGGGGTCTTTGGTGGCTgtgggcgctggcgcaAACTTAGCACCCTGTTCAgatgtgcgccgcgcgtgtCCGTTTTTTTTCGTCTTGGACTTGGTGCGGCGTGTCTCTGTGGGCGACATGTGCGTAGAATCCTCGGCTCTGCTCCGCTTTTCTGAAGGCGGCACGTCCCATTCGGAACTGCGCTTGGTCGCTTCGCCAGCCTCTCTGGACGGAGGCACGGGCTCAGACTGCCACACAGGTGTTTGTGACGATGCATTCACATGCTTTTCGACCTTTTCGGGTCGGGATGGCGGCGGAGACAGACGCATGGGTTTCACGAGGGCGTCGGGTTTGGGCAAGGTGGCTGTGACATCTGTCGTCTGAGAGCTAGTGCCTGCATCCTGCATGCTCTGTACATGCTTTTCGGCGGCTGTATATAAAAGTCCACGGTGAAGATATTGCAGGAGTTGACCTGGCTGCACGATCGGCTCATGCGATGCTGGCAGGTCGTCCAAGCGCGCTTCATACCTGAGTGTGAAGCATGTATGCAGAAAGCCTGACTCTTTGAGATAGTGATAGATGAGCAAGTTAACCTCCGATGCAGAAAATTGCGTTGAAGCTTGATCGTCGTCCGGCATGCCTAAGTCGTTGGATCAGCACACCGCACGCGAGATGCAGGCTCGTCAAAGCGAGCAACTGACGCCCAGTCGCGGGCCATATACGACGAACCGCTCTCTCTACATAAATCCCAGGTTGCTGCGAACCTGGGAGGTACGCGTGGGTGGAGGTGTGGTGTTTGCCTGGAACACTCTTGGGATGGCGTCAGTGGCCATGCATGCCCGCCGGCTTTGGACGTATATCCAGACGCTGCCGGCAGGTACGCAGGTTATGATGGTTTCTGTGGTCATTAGTACTATTTGTCTTGATTTCGCGTGGAGTGTGGCGCATGTACCGCGCACGGAAGAACTCTGGCACCTGTTATGGGTGCCACGCCACAGCTGGAAGAGGCCGTGGACGGTCTTGACCTCTTTGCCATGCACGATATCCGTGATGGAGATGGCGCTGCATTTGTGCATCCTACCCATTCTTGCTCCAGCATTGGAGCAACAATGGGGCATGCTTGAACTGATCCGCTTCTCCAGCGTTGTGGGTGTCGTATCACGTATCGTGTTGTTCGTACTGGCCTACGTTCTAGCCGGCATTCAAGAAGTCCTGACGCATAAGCAATATGTATTGAATGTATGCTATAATGGGTTATATGCCGTATTTATCGGCTTTCTCGTCGCATACACTCAACTTTGGCCCGATCACGTCTTGGCATGGCCCGAATCGTATCGTTACCGCGATGCCCTCATGCTCGTGGTAGGCGTATCCAACATCCCAATTCTGTTTGGCCTATACGCGCCTTTTCTGGAAATGCAGGTAGCATGGATTGTTGCCTGGATTTATCTGCGCTTTTACCAGCCACACGGCACGGGTTTGTGGGGCGATGCGAGCTCTTCCTTCGCCTTCGCCAAGTTTTTCCCCACTGTGATCCAACCATTTCTTGCACCTATAAGCCGGCGCGTGTACCATGCTGCATCGACTCTACGTGTGCTCCcggtggccatggacgatgaCATGGACCTGGAACTTCATGTATCAGGACTTGCGCCCACGAATCCTCGagccgaggccgagcgccaTCGTACCATGGCCCTCTCGGCCCTTGATCCTGCAGCACCCGAACTAGCAGCAGGGGCAACGCCGCCTGCACCCGCACCTTCACCTCTACCACATGATACCCATGTCTAATTTACATCTATCGGGTCGCTCGAGGGTATCTGCGCAGGATTCTCTTGATCAAGGTAACAAGATAGTACCGGAAACTACGCGCCTTTCGCCTTTCTTGGTCACGGTCTCTCGAGCTTCTTACGTTTTTCTTAGAGAGAGCGAGCGCCTCCAAATCACGCACTTTTATAAGCCGTAACCTTGCATCTCTCATAGCGCGACGCCACTTGCTACCAGGCTTCCGAACCGTTCTCAGGTGCGCGGTAGCAAATTGTTGTGCCTCCAAATATTTACGTTGTTTCATTAAGAGCACAAAATGTTGCAAGACATGCTTGTGGTGCGTCATATCGAGGCTTTTGGTCGGCACGATGTTGAGGCTGTCTACCTCATTGGACGTGGCGGACATTTGGAGCCTGTCATAGAGGTACATGTCCACCTCGATATGATTCCGTTCCATGAGCCTCAGCACACGCGATACAGACTGCCAGTCGCCCATCTGTGCATACGCACTACTCACGGCCTCATACATGTTGGCGTGCGGCCGTATATTCCACATTTCCAGCCCACGGCTTAGGATCCACCATGCTTCATTCATTTGCTGAGTGTTACACAGAGCTGACAGTAATAGTTGCACATGCCGTCTACAAGGGGCCTGATTAGCTTCGAGGAAAGTGCGAAATGTGTGCTGAACGGCCTCCTTGTCTTTTGTCTTGAGTAACAAGTGCATATACTGCGTGCGTAGTCTGGGCGCCGCTGGCACCGTAGTAGGCGAGGCCATCTTTGACACGCTCGGCTCTGCTTCGGGCTGAAGAGGGGTGTCTCGGACCCACTTCAGCGACTGATACTCAGGCGAAGGCAGCGCGCGTGACACGTGAGACATGTGCATCGGTTTTGCTCGCTGCATGCGATAATCGAAGCCCATCGCCTTTAATTCGGTGCGCAACTTGCCATGCAGCGATTCGCTCGGGCTTGGTTTCTGCAAAAATGACAGCATTTTATACATAAGACCCAAGTTTTTGCTCCTTGGGTCGAGACACTCCATAATCAAGACAGCCagggcgcggcgcacgcggccatTGATACGTAATTTTAGTTCTTGTGCAAGGTCTAGCACAAGAGTCAATAGGCTTTTATTGTACAGACGACCTGCACACTTGATCATTGATGCGATTAGCATTGTAGTTAATGTCGTACATCGCTTCGATACGTTAAATTTTCTTGCATTCTGGATGCCGAAATACAATCCTGTCACATGTTGTGCGAAGGCTATCCCAAGACCAGGTCTGTCGGCTCGGAGAGAAGCATTGACGACACCGACACATGCGTACTCCATTGCCACTGTATCTGGATGTCGTTCTGCCTCCGGCAGGCGCTCACTTGCGGCCAAGGGTCGGtcgtgagcagcgcattTCAATGCGAGCTTGAAAAACCTAATGGCCACATCAAGTCGACCTTGTCGTCCAGCGCAGGTTGCTGCCAGTGAATAGGTTGTGGCACATGGCCCCCATGTCGGTATCAAGTGTTGTGTCTCGCGGGACCACAGCGGTACTTTCTTTTGCTCTCGGACGAGCCGCTGGCTTTCAGGGACCCGCACAGTCCAAAGAATCCATGGAACATAGTGAACTGCATTGTAAGCAATCATCTTCTGCATTAGCGCAGGAATCATGGCAGCCGGATCCATTTTGATTAGGTACGCATACTCTTTCCTCACAATCGCAGTGAGTGGTGGATACGTTTCGAATAGGGCAAGCCATGTACGGCTCCGCAAAGTATGATGCGACTTAAGAAGCCCTTTGAGTGCCCCCCGATACATATGATGATTTCGGTGAGATGCCCAGTGTAGCATGCAAAGTTCGTATGCCTCAtacggcacgtcgcccgtGGACTTTTTTACCGTCGAGCTCCAGTACGTGTCAAACTCGACATTATGGAGTGAGTTTAATGCAAGGAACTCTGCATACCACAAAGCCCAATCATGCTCATGGTGTATCTGGGCGAGACGCACGAGTTGTAGCACATGATCGACCTGACCGCGTTGGCCCAGATCAGCGGCTATGCGGCGAAAGTGCACACCGGGGACTGCCCCAATGTGCTGCTGCGTATAGATCAAAAGTTTTTGTGCGATCACAAAGGACTCGTGCGTATTGATATGTACAAGTGCCTCGGATGTCAAGCCAATAAAAGACAGAATAGCAGCACCCACCTGCGTGTCTTTCTGTGACGCGTCATGTTGGAATGGTGAAAAGATCGTGGTATAAGCCGTGGACAAAACTGATTCCAAGTGAGAAAATGCGTCCTGAGAAGGCTTGTTCTGGAGGGTTTGCACCAGTGTGTCACGCAGCGCAATGCATTCGCTGGCACAGTCGGGTAAAATGGGCAAATCCTGCGCATCCAAACTCGCGAGACCGTCACGCCCAGGACTTGCAACCAGATTCCATGCATTTACATCCACACACGGCTCTGGCTTGTTGGCAAGGGTATGGGTATACAATGTAACCATGTGCGAAGGCGCGTACATGGGTTGAAAAGGTCGGGTAGGCATGAGCGATCTCCATACccgtggcggcggtggccatggcactCGGACGCGCCACAACACACCGCAGCACTCTTGCGCAATTTTTCGAGCGCTCACGTTGCCGTCTAGGCCGGGAACAGGAACGCAGGGCCAGCGAGCCAACGACCCTTTGGATGCAGATGTGGCTGCCTGGGAAGAAGCATGCGTCCGATGACTAATACAAGGTGCCCATGCCCAGGGCGGCTTTTTCTTTCTATGGAACAGCTGTGGCCGAGCCACGCACATAGCGCTTGGCAAAGATACCCTTCGCCAAACGCACGACACTGGGCTTTTGGAAGCGCACAATGCGCCTAGGTGCAATTGTCCGATCCGAACGGCGCATAGGCACGGCCATCTCCTTCTCTGTGCCGACACGTGCAGCGAGGTGCACAGGCAACTGACcagcgagcgtgcgccggCCCGTCATGGGTCGCATTAGCGTACGTCCACGGGCCGGTCGTGTCGCCTCCATAGACTCCCACAGCTTGGTATCCGGACGGCGTGGGCCCTCAAGTGTGTCAAAGGCCcacatgcgctcgaggtATGCTGCTGCCTTATCTGCGAGCTCTGTGCGTGCTTCATCACCACGGAATCGTACAATCTTTCGGATATTCTTACGTGTAAGTTCATGGAATCGCGTGTCCTGTTCCAACGGAATGTCTGCATGCGCCTTGATGAGACCTTGCAACACATCCCAGCTAATATTTTTCtgagcgcgatgcagcatgATGTACGTCTCACGCGCAATACAGCGTGCTGTTATATCCAGCTTCACGTCCGTCGGGTTGTCCACCAACTCCAACACGGCACGCGGTGCATGGTCACCCTTTCGATGGCCCATCAAGTGTATACGAGTGTAGCCACCAGGGCGGTCGGCATACCGCTTCGAAACATCCGCAAGACGTGGAAGCGATGTCTTGTGTGCAAATAGGAATGCCTGAGCACCAGACCAAGCCGTACGCGTGTTTCGCTTACCCAAAGTAATCATCTTGtcagcaaggcgcgccgcctccttGGCTTTAGCGACGGTGGTGACAATGCGCTCATGTGTAATCAAAGATGTGACGAGATTCCTAAGCAAATGATTTCGATGCGATGGCGACCGGCCTAGTTTGCGGAAGGCAAGGCCCTTCATGGTCGACAACAAACGCTAACGACGCCGAAAGAGGTTCGACACCGCGCTATGGGACGTCGGCCGAGAAATCCCTAGCGGAGCGCGTGACCCAAAGAGGGaccgccgacgcccgcAGAGCGACGCACCCAACGCGGGCGAGGCTTTCTCTCAACTTACCTACTCATTGCATCATGTTGACATCCGCCCTGTCGATGATCCCGCGGGTTGCGCGTTCTTCGTCTGTTCTATCTCGCGCATCTATGCCAGCTGTTACGCGTGCGCCAATGGCACGCATGCCTGTAGCTGTGCCCTTGATGGCTCGTGGTTATGCCAGTGGCGGTGGTCCCTCGCTGGAGGAAATCAAGACACGCATTGCGGACGTGATCAAGTCGTTCGAGAAGGTTGACCCCAATGCTGTGAAGCCCGAGGCCAAGTTCACTGCCGACCTCGGTCTTGACAGTCTTGACGCCGTGGAGGTCGTCATGGCCATTGAGGAGGAGTTCAACATCGAGATCCCTGACGCCGACGCTGATGCTATCACGTCGGTGCAAGAGGCCGTGGACTACATTGCTAACACGCCTGATGCTATCTAATGCAGTTATACCGTCCATAAGTGAGGTAGCCTGTCACTGCATGGAGCCATGTCCCAAGTGTCCCGTGTGTAGTGGTTTTACTACGTTACAAATCATTTTGTGGCTGCTCACGACCCCAGTCGATTGCATTGACGCCCTGCTCGAAGGCACTAGAGGTGCCTTCGTATGTGCCACTGTAGCTAAAGCCGCGAAACTTCTCCTGAACGCTACTAGATAAGGGTTCAGATCGGTTACCACGCTGTTCCTTGCTCCTTATCGCCACACCATTTTTGGCATCTGTTGAGCAGTCTAGTGCCTGTTTCATCGCTTCACTGATCTCTGTGTCTACcgagtcgtcgtccgacaTGGCAAAGTGCGCGACGTCATGTAGATTTGTGTTGGTAAATTCTGGGTCAAAGTTAGCCACACTCTCGTTTGAATCCACGAGAGGCTTAAATACGGGGGGTATCCGTTTGCGTGATAACGCGTCCCAGTCCATGTCGTTAAAAAATACATGACTCTTCAGGTCCTGTGCATCGTTTTGAGCTCCAAGCCGGTGCTTGGGGTTCCGGTTTAAGAGACCCTTAACAAATTGTTTTCCTCCATCAGAAATGGCTCCGCGAGGGAATTTGATCTTACCAAAGCATATATTGCGGTACATTTGCTGCGTGTCTTCTGCGTAAAAGGGTGACCATCCGCAGCACATCTCAAACAAGAGTACACCGAGCGACCAAAAATCGACGAGTTTGCTATACCCCATTTCATCCAACAATATCTCAGGCGCTAGGTATTCAGTCGTTCCACAGAATGTATTGGTGAGCTGACCAGCACCCAAGTCAGCCTTGCTCAAGCCAAAATCGCACAGAGCTACATGCCCAGTAGCATCGAGCAGAATGTTCTCTGGTTTGAGATCACGGTATATAATGCCAAACTTGTGCAAGTGCTCGAGAGCCAACACTAGCTCAGCCACATAGAACTTGGCACGTCCTTCGGTGAAGCGCCCTTCCCGCTGTAGATGCCAAAATAACTCGCCGCCTGATTTGTAGTCTGTAACGAAAAAAAGCTCTGTCTCGGACTGGAAACTGAACTTGAGCCCAACAAGAAATGGACAATCCTGGCTCTTCTCAAGAATCTTGCGTTCACCCATGGTATGAGTAACCTCTTTTTTGAGTGCGATTTCGCGCTTAGAGAGCACTTTCATAGCATAAATACGCTTCGTATCCTTTTTGCGGACCTGGAACACACGCCCAAATGTACCACGTCCGATTAGCTTAAGCAGCTCAAAGTCCCGTGGAGATAACTTACGAAGTGGCAGGCGCTCATATGTAGTTTGGATGTGTACTTCACCGCGCTTGACCTGCTCTTCGGCGTCCTCCTTGAGCAAGTATAACGTGTACCATCGTTTTGTGGTTGACTGGTGGAAAAGACGTGGGAATATTTCACAGGCGCCGATAAGCTCTTCCGTATCACCAATACGATCGTACACACTCAAATGCAGACTCCGATTCTCCATGGTAACATCGAAGGCGGCCGTCTCGTTCCACGCCGGGTTCGAACCAACAGCTGCTTTCGACACGTGCTTACCGATGTATTCGTTCTTTTCGAACTGCAAAACCGCATATGGGTGTGAGAGTGTTTGTGATGCCACGTCAAGGTCGCGACCTTCGATAATCTCGACCTTGAGGCATCCGCGTGCTGATCCCGTATTCCGAGTCATCTCTTTCGGTTCAGGGCGTTGTTTGGGCGGTGGTAATTTGATCAGAAAGTCAGACGTCTCTTTGGATATAGTGGGCTCCATGCTTTGGCCTAACGTCGACATTTGACCCTTGGCATAGCCCGGTGTCAAGAGAACACTCGGCACCTTGGATCGGTCCATGGATCTGTCACCTCCGCTAACAAGTCCCATCACACTCGATCGGTTGCCAGTGCCGGCAAAGTTACGTTCATGCAATAAGTCAAATGGATTCTGTTCCGTGCTTCGCGCTTTGGGTGTCATCTGTGTTCATTAGCGGCTGTCACCCAAGCGCCTTGAACTATGCGGGAGCAGTCTTGCCATTCCCACTTCGCCCATGGCTGCGGCAAATACATACCTGATCATCGGAAGCTGGCGTCCCTGATCGGTCCACCATGGTCGACAGGGTTAGACGTGTCACTCGTCAGAGAAGACGGTGGCTAAAGTTACAGAGAAGCTGGTGTCGTGCAGGTACAATGAGCAAAAATCATTGGGTATCTAGGCCAAATTCGATTAGGCCCTCGACCAGCCCCAATGCAGAACGCCGCCGCCCGATCCGTGCTCATAGCCACGTGGGATGAATCTATTCGAAATTCATGCATGACCCAAGCCTAACGACCAAGCCATACAGTCTATATTGCGATATGACTCAAGGTATAATGCGGTTGGATTACACCTCTACGTGAATCCATGCACGGCGCGCTTCATAacgagctgctgcctgTCGCTGCTTTTCCTCAAACGAGCTGAaggcgtcggcgtgcggccAAGTCTCGTGAGCCGCTCGCATGAAAGCCTGGGACGACACTTCAGACGTAGCAAGGCCAGGTGCATCCTTCTCAACCCGCTGAAGAAACTGAACAGCAGCCTCGAGCACAAAAAGAGGAGCATCAGGTATCCTGATCAGTCCAAATACGAGGTGGGCCACTTCTGAAGCCTGGTCCAGACCTTCTGCTGCGTAAAGCACTTCAGCCGCACCCAACGCATGCATGGCCGATTTCAGACCGTACCGTTGGTTGTACTCTGTATAGTATTGCTTGGGAGACAtgccgagcggcggcacTTCAGCGACGATTTTATCCACAGCCTGACGCACATTGTCTGGCAGCTTCCCAAACGTTGCCTTATGGAATGTCACAAACTGCACAGCCAGGCGGGGATGCGATGGATCAAGCCTGTATGCGAGAGACAGTGCGCGCAGAGCCAACAACCAATTTTGCCCGCGGATCGCTACCTCGAAGGCCGAAATCCACGTGTGAATATCATTCGGGGCATTTGCCTGAAGTTTCCGAATAAATAGATGGGCATCTTCCAGCGGCTTTTGCGTCTTGGCTAGCTTAAGACCGAATGGATCAGAATCGGGGGGCAAGGCTGACACATCGTCCGACTCTTGAGTTTGCTGAGCGGGCTTCAATGCCTGGTGCCTGGCCACCTCCGGCTCAGGGTCGTATGGCTGATCATGCAGTTTGGCATACAGAGCGGCAGCTTCGTTTGCTGCGTGGATATAGGCAGGGTGCGCAAAGACATGGTCTTCAAATCGCAATGTGCGAACGTACGTTCGGAGCGTCATTTTACGCATGCAATACGAGTGGAAGTCGAGCTGATCGTCATAAATGTCTTGCATGGTCTTGTGGATGTCATGGATCCGCTTAAGGGCCATAGCATATTCACCCCGGCGCACATGGGCCTCAGCGTGCTCGACAATGTGCTCCACAGCCTGCATTTGCACAAGGTCCACGACAGGATCCTCCAAATCAGGACGCGTAAAAAGTTTGAGCTTCTTGGCTGCTTCCTCAACCTTATTAATTCGCAGCAAGTACTTAGCCGCCTTGGTATTCAGATACCGGTCTTGACCATCTAAAAGACGAGCATCCTCCATCGCATCCGCTGCTGCTTCATAGGCACCTGCACGCTTTAGCACACGAGCGCGGGTCATGTGCAATTCCGGCATAGATGGCGTGTGCTGAATAATAGAGTCAATATAGAGCAGAGCACGCGACGTTTGCCCAGTGTACGAGTAGTGATGCGCCAAATAATACATGGCGTAAAGGTATGAGGAGGGCGGACCGTGGCCCTCGTCACCCGTTTGCGGATCCCAGCGAATGCGGCACTCTTCCACGATTTCTTCGATCATGTCTTTTTTGCCGGGTTGCGAGTACAACGATTTGAGATCCAAGAATAAGGATGGCACATTCTTCACCAGCGCATACTCAACGTACTCGCGAGCTTGCTCCCTGAAGTCGGCATTCTGTGCAACATGCAAGATCATGCGGCGAATCATAGTGGATTTAGGGAACTTACACTTGAGGTCAAGAAGGTGCATGAGACGAGATTCGTTCGTAGCGACGACATCAAGGTACGCTTGAATCCAAGCCTTATTTTCTGAATTACGCTCGAGCATAGCGAACCATGCAATAGCTGCATCATCCATACGTCCAATAGTACTGAgtgctcgagcacgcaTGGCGTTTGATGATGGCTCATCGACAATGTGCGCTTTTTGGGTTTCGAGGAGATCGAGGACACCGTGTGCATCACCCATTTCTTCGAGCAAACTGGCATGGTACAGTACTACTTCAGAATATTCGTAGCAATGTTTTGGAATATCGCGGCACACATCCTCGTAGCCTGCTAATACACGCACAGCTTGCGTCTTGTTACCGGCCAAGTCGTGAGCGAGTGCCAGCGCTACCCAATTTGAGCGCAGATGCGGTTGTGTACGCAGTAAAACGAGACGGGCGTCAATGAATGGCAAGTAGTTGCGCATTTGAAGTTGCATGAAACCTGACTCACGAATGATATTGAGGTTACCTCCTTCGATCCTAAGCGCCTGAGCGTAGCACTTGAGCGACTCATGGTAGTTACGGTCCATGCGGTGCACGATACCAAGAGCATGCCAGCAAATAAAGCTGTTGAGGTCATAGCGCACACCAAGCTTGGTGAGCCTCAATCCTTCTTCACGCTCGTGCATGGAGAAGAGCACGAGGCCCTTGATGGCCACCGTCTCACCATGCTCTGG from the Malassezia restricta chromosome II, complete sequence genome contains:
- a CDS encoding N-alpha-acetyltransferase 15/16, NatA auxiliary subunit, producing MPPKKVQLGTRERSLFARLIQEYETKKYKLAVKTADAILAKAPEHGETVAIKGLVLFSMHEREEGLRLTKLGVRYDLNSFICWHALGIVHRMDRNYHESLKCYAQALRIEGGNLNIIRESGFMQLQMRNYLPFIDARLVLLRTQPHLRSNWVALALAHDLAGNKTQAVRVLAGYEDVCRDIPKHCYEYSEVVLYHASLLEEMGDAHGVLDLLETQKAHIVDEPSSNAMRARALSTIGRMDDAAIAWFAMLERNSENKAWIQAYLDVVATNESRLMHLLDLKCKFPKSTMIRRMILHVAQNADFREQAREYVEYALVKNVPSLFLDLKSLYSQPGKKDMIEEIVEECRIRWDPQTGDEGHGPPSSYLYAMYYLAHHYSYTGQTSRALLYIDSIIQHTPSMPELHMTRARVLKRAGAYEAAADAMEDARLLDGQDRYLNTKAAKYLLRINKVEEAAKKLKLFTRPDLEDPVVDLVQMQAVEHIVEHAEAHVRRGEYAMALKRIHDIHKTMQDIYDDQLDFHSYCMRKMTLRTYVRTLRFEDHVFAHPAYIHAANEAAALYAKLHDQPYDPEPEVARHQALKPAQQTQESDDVSALPPDSDPFGLKLAKTQKPLEDAHLFIRKLQANAPNDIHTWISAFEVAIRGQNWLLALRALSLAYRLDPSHPRLAVQFVTFHKATFGKLPDNVRQAVDKIVAEVPPLGMSPKQYYTEYNQRYGLKSAMHALGAAEVLYAAEGLDQASEVAHLVFGLIRIPDAPLFVLEAAVQFLQRVEKDAPGLATSEVSSQAFMRAAHETWPHADAFSSFEEKQRQAAARYEARRAWIHVEV
- a CDS encoding NADH dehydrogenase (ubiquinone) 1 alpha/beta subcomplex 1, yielding MLTSALSMIPRVARSSSVLSRASMPAVTRAPMARMPVAVPLMARGYASGGGPSLEEIKTRIADVIKSFEKVDPNAVKPEAKFTADLGLDSLDAVEVVMAIEEEFNIEIPDADADAITSVQEAVDYIANTPDAI
- a CDS encoding serine/threonine-protein kinase SCH9 gives rise to the protein MVDRSGTPASDDQMTPKARSTEQNPFDLLHERNFAGTGNRSSVMGLVSGGDRSMDRSKVPSVLLTPGYAKGQMSTLGQSMEPTISKETSDFLIKLPPPKQRPEPKEMTRNTGSARGCLKVEIIEGRDLDVASQTLSHPYAVLQFEKNEYIGKHVSKAAVGSNPAWNETAAFDVTMENRSLHLSVYDRIGDTEELIGACEIFPRLFHQSTTKRWYTLYLLKEDAEEQVKRGEVHIQTTYERLPLRKLSPRDFELLKLIGRGTFGRVFQVRKKDTKRIYAMKVLSKREIALKKEVTHTMGERKILEKSQDCPFLVGLKFSFQSETELFFVTDYKSGGELFWHLQREGRFTEGRAKFYVAELVLALEHLHKFGIIYRDLKPENILLDATGHVALCDFGLSKADLGAGQLTNTFCGTTEYLAPEILLDEMGYSKLVDFWSLGVLLFEMCCGWSPFYAEDTQQMYRNICFGKIKFPRGAISDGGKQFVKGLLNRNPKHRLGAQNDAQDLKSHVFFNDMDWDALSRKRIPPVFKPLVDSNESVANFDPEFTNTNLHDVAHFAMSDDDSVDTEISEAMKQALDCSTDAKNGVAIRSKEQRGNRSEPLSSSVQEKFRGFSYSGTYEGTSSAFEQGVNAIDWGREQPQNDL